The Mauremys reevesii isolate NIE-2019 linkage group 3, ASM1616193v1, whole genome shotgun sequence genomic sequence CAGTAGGAACACACAAGATTCCATAAGCAAACAGTCCCTTGTAATAAAGAAAATGGGAAGAGAAATGCAGAAAATATACAATGCATAAGCAGAGTTTGTTGGTACTGCATGGTTTTTCAGAAGGCACGAACATCTCTCCACAGCTATATAACCTCCAAGGGCAAAGGGAACAATGACCTAATAATGAATGTGACCTATGTCATCTTTTACATTAATAAGAACACAAAAATAGTGAAGTACTTGTGTTTTTGAGGGAtaattgttgttttattttgacCCCAGCAGTTGGCACTGGCCAAAATGACTTCCGTGGGCATTCGATGCATGTCCCAGATCACTATTCCACACTAGGGAGACTAGACAGCTACCGCTCTGCTATACAGAGATCTGAAACCAAGGACACCAGCTGCCAGACAGAAGAAGTCAAAGTTGTGCCCCCTTCAGTGAGAAGAATACGAGCACAGAAAGGACAAGGGATTGCGGCCCAGATGTCACAGTTCTCCAGCTCATCTGGAAACATGTCTGTGATGAGTGATTCCGCTGGGGTTATATTTGCCTCTCGCCTAAATAACGACATGGGTTTTCATAGCCTGCCTCGACCTGGAGCAAGAGTGTCTCTGCAGTCACTAGACCAAAGGCAGAGCATCTCTAACCAGGCAGAAGACCTCACTGGCACTTCGTCGCACCAGATATGCAAATTGCAGGTTGATAATAGTGTGGTCCATATGAGGAATAACCCTAAGACTGGGACACTGCCAAGGCCAAAGTCCCAAGAGGTGAGAAGTTATGAGAGTGAAAAAGCTGCAAGCCCAGCATGTGTGGTCTCTCCTCATGCTACATATGCAACCAGCATCATACCAAATGCCACGATATCATCCTCTTCAGAAGTTATTGTGATTCATACCACCCAGAGTGCTGGACCATTGGATAGTAAAATCACCAGCTCATCTTCCTACACAAAACCCAGAGACAGTCCTGTTGCCAACAATGCAGTAAGCATGAAAGAAGATCACCATTCTTCTAGCGGTAACTGGAGTGAGAGCAGCTCAACACGCCACTCCCAGACCTCAGACACTGTCTCATCTAATGCTACCATGATGGTCTCCCTTGGTGACTCAGCAGTATCTCTCAGCACTCCAGGAAATGTGGAGAATACGTCCCAAAGTATGAGCTATAGCTGTAGAAACAATCTCCCTTTCCCAGGCCACTCCCAGGATAGCGATGGCAGGAGTGAATCCAGTTTTTCAGGGGACAGATCACAAAGCAACAGTATaaacagcacagagcactgggtatACAGATCTGGAGAAAATGATGAGACTCCCTCCCACAAGCCAACCTGTGCCACGGCAGGTTATTCCACTCCTGTAAGCAACGTGAGTAGCAGCAGCCTAGAGAGGACTTCTGTCAAAGAAGATTCAAGTTCTCTGTATTCAGTGGACCATGACGGCTACTACACTACCATGCATATGGACTCTGGACTCAAGTCAGGTAAACTATGCAATAGTAATAATGGTTTTGGAAACCCCAGGCACAGTGTGATTAATGTTTTTGATGGAAATGAGAAGAAAAATCAAGACGAGCGGTCAAGCAACAGTGACAAATCCCTCATACGAAACATATCTTTGAAAAAAGCAAAGAAGCCACCTCTTCCACCATCCAGAACAGACTCGCTCAGAAGggtcccaaaaaaaaaaacccagtccaGCGGACAGGTACTTGATGAAACACTAATCGCTACCCTCCAGCATTCACTGCAGTTAAACCTTCAGTGCAAAAATGGTAGCTCCCCATCCCAAAGTCCATGCAGTGATTATGAGGATCCCTGGGTGCTGCGCTCTCGCAGCCAGAGCTCTGTCAGCGCAAGTAGCAGCATGATGTCCACAACAGCTCCAAATATGTACTCTCTCTGTACTGTCACTCCATCACAGAGTGACACAAGCAGCATCAAGTCAGAGTATGCTGACCAGTGGGGTTACTACAGTGACTGTGCTGGGGTGCCAGACGATCAGTTCAAATGCCCAGTGGCTCGTTCTGCAAGCACGACAGCCAACCTCAATGATTACAGCATCGGCCACCTCAGTGAGGGCTCAAGGGCTTCTATGCCCCAAGTGGCCAGTGGACTGGCCAAACCAAAGAACACTTCTCCAGAGAAGTCTCACAGAGTCACATCACCATCCAGTGGGTATTCTAGTCAATCAAATACACCCACAGCACTTACTCCAGTGCCCGTGTTTTTAAAATCCATGTCACCAGCAAATGGGAAACCCAAGTTGAAACCGAAAGTGCCTGAGAGAAAATCTTCTCTCCTATCTTCAGTATCCATCTCTTCATcctccacttctctttcttccaaTACATCTACTGAAGGGAGTGTGAACATGAAGAAACTGGacccagccctgacctcccctCCTGATGCTGCTGGTCCTCCACCTCTGACACCTCcacattcccctgatcatcctctccctcctccgccccctgccccagcagatGGAATGGATCTGCCTCCATTACCAGCCTCTcccagcttccccccacccccgccagaaGCTATTATAAATCCTTCCTTTCCCCTGAGTGGTCCATGGTTTCCTTCTCCTCCACAGGAAACATCATTCAGTCCTTtttctgccccttctcctccccttccatccCCTTCTTCCTCCATTTTCCCCAATGTAATACCTCCACCAGCACCACCTCTTGACCCCAAACTGACACAAGATGCAACTAAATTCACACGATATTCTAAGAAATGTAATCAGGATGATTCTGGCTACAGTGCAGTGAAACAGCCAGCCAACAAGCAAGATTGCAGTAGGCCTGTGATGCCCTTAATAACCACCAAAGCACTGCAAACGGTACAACTGAGGTCTGTGAAAAAATGTACAGGCGCACAGACTGAACAATCAGCTGGATCTATTTCTGAAGCCAACTCTCAGGAAAAAGCAACTGTAATTTTCTCACCACAGCCTTCTCTAAAACCATCTCTTTCACTAAGGCTTAGTAACAGCCTGGATGAAGAGATGAAAACTCATAGTCCTTCCTTCAAAAACTTAATTCAAACTTCTCCTCAGAGCTCACTTCCAGATCTCAGTGACAGTGCACCTGAGATCAGCAGTGGCCAAAAACCTGGAAATGCAGCAGGTCTAATACAAACCTTTGAAGCTGATGTATCAGGAACAAATATTGAAGAAGCACCTCAGTCTCCTGTGCAGAATGAAAAATCTCACGCTGGCCTTATTAATACACCGTTTCAGGTGCCATCGGGGTCTGCAAACAAGAACCAGGGTATATCACCAAACAAGAAGCCACCCCCTATTTCGAAGAAGCCCAAACTGTTCCTCATTGTGCCACCTCCGCAGCTAGATTTTACAGCAGAGAAAATAGCTAACGTGAGTGATCCTGTCAGAGGCACATCAAGTCCAACTAGGAGAGAGACTGCACATTGCGAAGAAGCAAAAAATTGTCTTACAGATGGACTCAGTTTCAATGAGATGGACTCGGGCAGATTGGTTcctgagggaggagctgctggtTCCACCTTCTTTGAAACAGTGGAAACCAATGTCTGTATGGTACAGCCTGCTGCATCACCAGTTCAAGAAGCTCCCAAGCAGGAGCAGCAGACCACTTTGGATGAAGGAAGTAGTTCAGACAGCAATGGAGACGATAGCAGTAATACTGACAGACATCTATCTCAAGAGGATGAAAGCGGTAAGGCTGTCTTCTTTTATCCTTCAGGTGTAGCAGGAGCTAGTTTACTgatggtgggggctgggggaagtgtGATAGCATTCAAATTTTCATCCACAGAAAGGGAGATGTGATACTAGACTAAAAATCATAAGGAAAATAACAGGGCTCAGATTAATCTCTGATAAAGATTCTCTATCTCCGTCTCAACCTTTAGTCAGAAAAGCAATGGAGATACAAGCAGTGTTTTATTAACTGCATCATCTCTTTTAAAAATCCTAGGAAAACCTGGTTAGTGTGAAGAATTTTGGTGACTAGTTTTAATTGAAgccctacaaaaaaaaaaaccccttaaaACTTAATTTTGTGCTGTGTATATGTAAACAAACATAGGCATTTCAGACACTACAGTTCcctcaaaaaaaaattattgtgaaATCAGAGAAATAGTGAGAAAATGGTATGTTCAGTATATCCCTTCAATGTTTCACTTACTGTAGTGAAGAATATGGAGGGGTGTTTTAGCGGATAATGTGCAGTTTGGGACTCCGGTGACAGCCTGTCTGTATTTTTTTATTCCTTCTGATTAGCTGAGGTGTTTGAGACAGACACAACAAATAATTCATCACTGCCAAGCAACAGTTACAGGGCAGGGAGTGAAGAGGTGGCAACGCCAGCTAGACCGAGAACTACTGAGGATCTGTTTGCAGCCATTCACAGGTACTGCGGAAGTTGCTGTCGGTATTGCTCCATCCACTAACTCTCTCACAATTCAGTTAATAGTCTCCTCCAAAGAAACCTaattttgatcatttttgtttttactgcAAAACCCTCTTTATTTTCTAGTAAATAACTGTAGTTGGAAATCAGTAATAAACACAAGAACGTGCGTTTTATTGCTTTATAATAATATTTAACTAATTCCACATTAAAAATTGCTCACAGTTAAACCAGTTTTGATAACCTTACAAATCTCCTGACCCCTGAAAATTTCATGTTACACCTTGTGTATATTGTATTATTCTTAATCTGCCTGATTAACTTTACTTTTGCTTTCTCTGTGTatctttttgttttcattccctTTCCCCTTCATCCCTTTTACTCTCCTTCGCTGGTTATATGGTGCAGTTTGGGACAGAGGCTCAACGCTAATGCTTCATGGCAAGCGTGGCTTAAACTGGCAAGTAACATAATATGTCAGTCATATGGGAAAACATATGACAAGTGCTGGATTATAGTTTGCCATAATCCAGTCTGAAGTGGGGTATTTTTGTGTCAAACTGGTTTAGCAATGAAGAGTGCAATACAGATTCCCCTGTTTAAAAACCTCCCAACTCAATAGGTACCTGATTTTTCATTTAGCTttctttagatttaaaaaaataacacttCAGTGAGAAGCAGGTACACCATTTAACCCAGCAGGTATGCAGAAAAAAATTATCTACAATTGGAACAGTTGAAGAACTTGCATTTGGAATGTGTGTGGTAGTGGTGCCATCTTATGGCCATGTAGTTTTCTTCATAACACATATGGGCCAAATTTCCAAAGGGTCATTGTAATTGGTTACTTGCACTCACTAGGAATGTAATTACTCAGTTTCTGTACACGGTTTGTGAGGTTTTTCCATCACAAATATTAGAAAAGAGGAAGACTTGTGGCTAATGCACATGACTAGGAATCAGGACACTCAGTACGCATGTATGATTTCATTTGTGAAATAATCCTCTCCATTTTAGACATTATATCACAATGTTGGCTTTCCATAACTTTTTGATATCCCTTCAAAAAGAAAATTGTGATATAATGTCTGAAGCTGAAAGAATTATTGTACAAAGGAAATATTGGTTTCTTGAGGGCAATATTTTACATTATATACACACAAAGGTTCGCTCTGCATGGAATACATACATGGAATTAATGTGTGCCTTATGGCTGaagggtgaaaacattatctgtacacacacatacacattatagacaaaatataaaaataaaatagagctGTTAATGATGGCTATAGTTAATATTACCTGGGACTTCCCTTTAAAAGACcccagttttcagttgcttataattttgttAAACTTTAACTActagggctgaaattttccatgttaggtgtctgcttcaggctgaatttttaagaaagtttcagcaaaaaatggTTCAGTTTGAGAACAATACTAGGAAAAAATAAGATTGTTCTGGCCATGTTAAAATGCTCTCTTCTTTCTCTCCTAACCCtagcctccctccttcccctccctccccagcaacGAGACATTGAGAAGGTCCTATGTCTCCATGCTtcggagcagggacttgaaatttggaaaGGAATTCAGCCTAGGTtagagatgtgccttttgctctccctgtgaaatctggctgAATAATAAACCTCTGAAAATCTTGGTTTGTGCATGTTCCGGGCTGGCAGCAAATGTTCCGTCTCCACTGAGGATACTGCACACCCTCAGAGCTCCAGGCCAACCACACTGAGCGTGCCCCTCCGACTCACTGTGTTCACTGAGCATGCTTCAGCCTAGGAAATTGCAATTGTGTTCCTTTGGCAGCTGCATGAGAGCCTGGACTCGGAGTGTTCAGTGTTTGTGGCAACCTGCCACAACTTCTCCAGGGAACCTaagaaagagaagggaaatgaccACTTTTAACCATTTATATTTCAGCCAAATCTGAATGGAATTTcattgtgggggaaggggaagccaTCTCTCTAGACCCTGAGGATTCTTCCTGCAAAATAGCCAAGGCAGGCCACAAACGATGGAGCTGTAAGAGCTTCTTTAAGACAAGATCACAATAATCCTTGATAagtggaaagtgttaggcaacttATATATAGGGGTCATTAAGCTACCCCGTATAACATATAAATGCGTATACTAAAATTCAAGCATTATTCTCCCTTGCTGCGTAGGCCCTGACACAGAGATTGACTTAGATAGGATGTTCCTGGTCTTGGACAACACTGTTGCAATATTTTCCCCCCTTATACTCCTTAACATCGCCTGTTCTCTCTCACAATGGATAGGTGCCAGCACTGCACTTTTCTCTCAGCTAGAAAGATGTACGCATCAGCATTTGAAAATTACACCAATGACACAATAAGTTGACTACAGGTGTGTAATAGGTGGGATGCACCTGAACACCACCAGCACAAAGGGTCCCGAGATTACTCCTGATATCATGTGGCTACATCCTCTTGCTGCCTCCAGCTTAGCCAATGGACTGTATTTTGGTACCTCGTTTTCTGTTGGTAGGCCATAATGCAAAATGCATCTGAGCTTGCCATGGAGAAAGCTCAGCCTCTGGCAGAAATGGGGATGAAACATTACATCAAAACGTCCTTAGGTGTACATGGAGTTGTACCATTTATGGTTTTAATAAGGGGAATTGTCTGTATTGTACAAGTCTTTTAGTAAATAATATGTAATTTGTTGTGTAAATCTTGCATTTGCAATTAGTGCTGAGAGTCATTTTAAATCCTTTGgtgatattatatatattataatttaGCATTAATACACTTTTTATATGCATCATTTCTTAGTCCACAGGTGCCAAGCATATAACCTACATAATGACGTAAAGACAGGGGCAATAAAAATCCAGTTCCCGCACACTTAGGCTCTTCTGATTTTTGCTGTGTTTTCtatagttttcatttttaaatttaaaatcacGTCGCTCCTCTGGCTGCAAAGATAAATTTCATGTTGTAAGTTAGCAAATTGGTCTGCTCTTGGCTCTGTAATCAAACAGATGGAAGTCACAGAGCACCAACAGCATTGTGAATATCTGCCATTTATCTTGAAGGCCTGATTTTAACCATTtaaattcttatttttaaaatcattttatcTAAAACCATaacatctagttctttttattcAAACCTATCTTTAGTGTTGTTGACATGCATGACCATGTACATTtccaaaataaaatgcacaaaactACATCCATAAGCTCTCCTAGAGGAACCATGAGCAATAAACAGCATGAGTTTCTAAAGAATATGCCAGACCGACTAGACAGATCTATTTTTATAGGggtgtcaagcaattaaaaaaatgaattgcgattaatcgtgctgtta encodes the following:
- the NHSL1 gene encoding NHS-like protein 1 isoform X1 is translated as MPFPLRTVEPLKLCRLEDAGGAALLGPDKERARAAGGAGSGGRRRGAGLLLFGSLEQVSSHSLVSLLWQLSDLSRCASDIFGEIQSQADALCRRSARLQRRLGSLRALSARLDHRRVQIPVSNLDEESRWTVHYTAPWHQQENVFLPSTRPPCVEDLHRQAKLNLKSVLRECDKLRRDGYRSSQYYSQGPTFSSSSAACGSYQDDYEEIERKCSVPSPEEEKLISIKRARTPVSNECSDINTQTNWTKSLPLPTPEEKMRQQAQAVQTDVVPINVTGENFDRQASIRRSLIYTDTVIRRPKKVKRRKTITGVPDNIQKELAVGTGQNDFRGHSMHVPDHYSTLGRLDSYRSAIQRSETKDTSCQTEEVKVVPPSVRRIRAQKGQGIAAQMSQFSSSSGNMSVMSDSAGVIFASRLNNDMGFHSLPRPGARVSLQSLDQRQSISNQAEDLTGTSSHQICKLQVDNSVVHMRNNPKTGTLPRPKSQEVRSYESEKAASPACVVSPHATYATSIIPNATISSSSEVIVIHTTQSAGPLDSKITSSSSYTKPRDSPVANNAVSMKEDHHSSSGNWSESSSTRHSQTSDTVSSNATMMVSLGDSAVSLSTPGNVENTSQSMSYSCRNNLPFPGHSQDSDGRSESSFSGDRSQSNSINSTEHWVYRSGENDETPSHKPTCATAGYSTPVSNVSSSSLERTSVKEDSSSLYSVDHDGYYTTMHMDSGLKSGKLCNSNNGFGNPRHSVINVFDGNEKKNQDERSSNSDKSLIRNISLKKAKKPPLPPSRTDSLRRVPKKKTQSSGQVLDETLIATLQHSLQLNLQCKNGSSPSQSPCSDYEDPWVLRSRSQSSVSASSSMMSTTAPNMYSLCTVTPSQSDTSSIKSEYADQWGYYSDCAGVPDDQFKCPVARSASTTANLNDYSIGHLSEGSRASMPQVASGLAKPKNTSPEKSHRVTSPSSGYSSQSNTPTALTPVPVFLKSMSPANGKPKLKPKVPERKSSLLSSVSISSSSTSLSSNTSTEGSVNMKKLDPALTSPPDAAGPPPLTPPHSPDHPLPPPPPAPADGMDLPPLPASPSFPPPPPEAIINPSFPLSGPWFPSPPQETSFSPFSAPSPPLPSPSSSIFPNVIPPPAPPLDPKLTQDATKFTRYSKKCNQDDSGYSAVKQPANKQDCSRPVMPLITTKALQTVQLRSVKKCTGAQTEQSAGSISEANSQEKATVIFSPQPSLKPSLSLRLSNSLDEEMKTHSPSFKNLIQTSPQSSLPDLSDSAPEISSGQKPGNAAGLIQTFEADVSGTNIEEAPQSPVQNEKSHAGLINTPFQVPSGSANKNQGISPNKKPPPISKKPKLFLIVPPPQLDFTAEKIANVSDPVRGTSSPTRRETAHCEEAKNCLTDGLSFNEMDSGRLVPEGGAAGSTFFETVETNVCMVQPAASPVQEAPKQEQQTTLDEGSSSDSNGDDSSNTDRHLSQEDESAEVFETDTTNNSSLPSNSYRAGSEEVATPARPRTTEDLFAAIHRSKRKVLGRKDSEDDRTRNHSPSPPVTPTGASPNLASLKHAGSIQRSIRKSSTSNDNFKALLLKKGSRSDTSSRMSAAEMLKNTDPRFHRTKSDSSLEFPDSPASCSPSKNKRAQEEWAKSEGLMPRSMSFSSTRYGRSRTPPSAASSKYNVRNRIQSSPMTVISEGDGESVEPAESRIRRTLKEQQESQLNVFDSDDMDMNDFPYAEEAGYSETKAPTRLDVMTQLVKPNASKKCLSPSDEKS
- the NHSL1 gene encoding NHS-like protein 1 isoform X7; its protein translation is MPFPLRTVEPLKLCRLEDAGGAALLGPDKERARAAGGAGSGGRRRGAGLLLFGSLEQVSSHSLVSLLWQLSDLSRCASDIFGEIQSQADALCRRSARLQRRLGSLRALSARLDHRRVQIPVSNLDEESRWTVHYTAPWHQQENVFLPSTRPPCVEDLHRQAKLNLKSVLRECDKLRRDGYRSSQYYSQGPTFSSSSAACGSYQDDYEEIERKCSVPSPEEEKLISIKRARTPVSNECSDINTQTNWTKSLPLPTPEEKMRQQAQAVQTDVVPINVTGENFDRQASIRRSLIYTDTVIRRPKKVKRRKTITGVPDNIQKELAVGTGQNDFRGHSMHVPDHYSTLGRLDSYRSAIQRSETKDTSCQTEEVKVVPPSVRRIRAQKGQGIAAQMSQFSSSSGNMSVMSDSAGVIFASRLNNDMGFHSLPRPGARVSLQSLDQRQSISNQAEDLTGTSSHQICKLQVDNSVVHMRNNPKTGTLPRPKSQEVRSYESEKAASPACVVSPHATYATSIIPNATISSSSEVIVIHTTQSAGPLDSKITSSSSYTKPRDSPVANNAVSMKEDHHSSSGNWSESSSTRHSQTSDTVSSNATMMVSLGDSAVSLSTPGNVENTSQSMSYSCRNNLPFPGHSQDSDGRSESSFSGDRSQSNSINSTEHWVYRSGENDETPSHKPTCATAGYSTPVSNVSSSSLERTSVKEDSSSLYSVDHDGYYTTMHMDSGLKSGKLCNSNNGFGNPRHSVINVFDGNEKKNQDERSSNSDKSLIRNISLKKAKKPPLPPSRTDSLRRVPKKKTQSSGQVLDETLIATLQHSLQLNLQCKNGSSPSQSPCSDYEDPWVLRSRSQSSVSASSSMMSTTAPNMYSLCTVTPSQSDTSSIKSEYADQWGYYSDCAGVPDDQFKCPVARSASTTANLNDYSIGHLSEGSRASMPQVASGLAKPKNTSPEKSHRVTSPSSGYSSQSNTPTALTPVPVFLKSMSPANGKPKLKPKVPERKSSLLSSVSISSSSTSLSSNTSTEGSVNMKKLDPALTSPPDAAGPPPLTPPHSPDHPLPPPPPAPADGMDLPPLPASPSFPPPPPEAIINPSFPLSGPWFPSPPQETSFSPFSAPSPPLPSPSSSIFPNVIPPPAPPLDPKLTQDATKFTRYSKKCNQDDSGYSAVKQPANKQDCSRPVMPLITTKALQTVQLRSVKKCTGAQTEQSAGSISEANSQEKATVIFSPQPSLKPSLSLRLSNSLDEEMKTHSPSFKNLIQTSPQSSLPDLSDSAPEISSGQKPGNAAGLIQTFEADVSGTNIEEAPQSPVQNEKSHAGLINTPFQVPSGSANKNQGISPNKKPPPISKKPKLFLIVPPPQLDFTAEKIANVSDPVRGTSSPTRRETAHCEEAKNCLTDGLSFNEMDSGRLVPEGGAAGSTFFETVETNVCMVQPAASPVQEAPKQEQQTTLDEGSSSDSNGDDSSNTDRHLSQEDESAEVFETDTTNNSSLPSNSYRAGSEEVATPARPRTTEDLFAAIHSLGQRLNANASWQAWLKLASNIICQSYGKTYDKCWIIVCHNPV
- the NHSL1 gene encoding NHS-like protein 1 isoform X5 produces the protein MGNSHIKLHGRLKKKLMNREDNSYWPTVSNLDEESRWTVHYTAPWHQQENVFLPSTRPPCVEDLHRQAKLNLKSVLRECDKLRRDGYRSSQYYSQGPTFSSSSAACGSYQDDYEEIERKCSVPSPEEEKLISIKRARTPVSNECSDINTQTNWTKSLPLPTPEEKMRQQAQAVQTDVVPINVTGENFDRQASIRRSLIYTDTVIRRPKKVKRRKTITGVPDNIQKELAVGTGQNDFRGHSMHVPDHYSTLGRLDSYRSAIQRSETKDTSCQTEEVKVVPPSVRRIRAQKGQGIAAQMSQFSSSSGNMSVMSDSAGVIFASRLNNDMGFHSLPRPGARVSLQSLDQRQSISNQAEDLTGTSSHQICKLQVDNSVVHMRNNPKTGTLPRPKSQEVRSYESEKAASPACVVSPHATYATSIIPNATISSSSEVIVIHTTQSAGPLDSKITSSSSYTKPRDSPVANNAVSMKEDHHSSSGNWSESSSTRHSQTSDTVSSNATMMVSLGDSAVSLSTPGNVENTSQSMSYSCRNNLPFPGHSQDSDGRSESSFSGDRSQSNSINSTEHWVYRSGENDETPSHKPTCATAGYSTPVSNVSSSSLERTSVKEDSSSLYSVDHDGYYTTMHMDSGLKSGKLCNSNNGFGNPRHSVINVFDGNEKKNQDERSSNSDKSLIRNISLKKAKKPPLPPSRTDSLRRVPKKKTQSSGQVLDETLIATLQHSLQLNLQCKNGSSPSQSPCSDYEDPWVLRSRSQSSVSASSSMMSTTAPNMYSLCTVTPSQSDTSSIKSEYADQWGYYSDCAGVPDDQFKCPVARSASTTANLNDYSIGHLSEGSRASMPQVASGLAKPKNTSPEKSHRVTSPSSGYSSQSNTPTALTPVPVFLKSMSPANGKPKLKPKVPERKSSLLSSVSISSSSTSLSSNTSTEGSVNMKKLDPALTSPPDAAGPPPLTPPHSPDHPLPPPPPAPADGMDLPPLPASPSFPPPPPEAIINPSFPLSGPWFPSPPQETSFSPFSAPSPPLPSPSSSIFPNVIPPPAPPLDPKLTQDATKFTRYSKKCNQDDSGYSAVKQPANKQDCSRPVMPLITTKALQTVQLRSVKKCTGAQTEQSAGSISEANSQEKATVIFSPQPSLKPSLSLRLSNSLDEEMKTHSPSFKNLIQTSPQSSLPDLSDSAPEISSGQKPGNAAGLIQTFEADVSGTNIEEAPQSPVQNEKSHAGLINTPFQVPSGSANKNQGISPNKKPPPISKKPKLFLIVPPPQLDFTAEKIANVSDPVRGTSSPTRRETAHCEEAKNCLTDGLSFNEMDSGRLVPEGGAAGSTFFETVETNVCMVQPAASPVQEAPKQEQQTTLDEGSSSDSNGDDSSNTDRHLSQEDESAEVFETDTTNNSSLPSNSYRAGSEEVATPARPRTTEDLFAAIHRSKRKVLGRKDSEDDRTRNHSPSPPVTPTGASPNLASLKHAGSIQRSIRKSSTSNDNFKALLLKKGSRSDTSSRMSAAEMLKNTDPRFHRTKSDSSLEFPDSPASCSPSKNKRAQEEWAKSEGLMPRSMSFSSTRYGRSRTPPSAASSKYNVRNRIQSSPMTVISEGDGESVEPAESRIRRTLKEQQESQLNVFDSDDMDMNDFPYAEEAGYSETKAPTRLDVMTQLVKPNASKKCLSPSDEKS
- the NHSL1 gene encoding NHS-like protein 1 isoform X6 — protein: MFCLKAVSNLDEESRWTVHYTAPWHQQENVFLPSTRPPCVEDLHRQAKLNLKSVLRECDKLRRDGYRSSQYYSQGPTFSSSSAACGSYQDDYEEIERKCSVPSPEEEKLISIKRARTPVSNECSDINTQTNWTKSLPLPTPEEKMRQQAQAVQTDVVPINVTGENFDRQASIRRSLIYTDTVIRRPKKVKRRKTITGVPDNIQKELAVGTGQNDFRGHSMHVPDHYSTLGRLDSYRSAIQRSETKDTSCQTEEVKVVPPSVRRIRAQKGQGIAAQMSQFSSSSGNMSVMSDSAGVIFASRLNNDMGFHSLPRPGARVSLQSLDQRQSISNQAEDLTGTSSHQICKLQVDNSVVHMRNNPKTGTLPRPKSQEVRSYESEKAASPACVVSPHATYATSIIPNATISSSSEVIVIHTTQSAGPLDSKITSSSSYTKPRDSPVANNAVSMKEDHHSSSGNWSESSSTRHSQTSDTVSSNATMMVSLGDSAVSLSTPGNVENTSQSMSYSCRNNLPFPGHSQDSDGRSESSFSGDRSQSNSINSTEHWVYRSGENDETPSHKPTCATAGYSTPVSNVSSSSLERTSVKEDSSSLYSVDHDGYYTTMHMDSGLKSGKLCNSNNGFGNPRHSVINVFDGNEKKNQDERSSNSDKSLIRNISLKKAKKPPLPPSRTDSLRRVPKKKTQSSGQVLDETLIATLQHSLQLNLQCKNGSSPSQSPCSDYEDPWVLRSRSQSSVSASSSMMSTTAPNMYSLCTVTPSQSDTSSIKSEYADQWGYYSDCAGVPDDQFKCPVARSASTTANLNDYSIGHLSEGSRASMPQVASGLAKPKNTSPEKSHRVTSPSSGYSSQSNTPTALTPVPVFLKSMSPANGKPKLKPKVPERKSSLLSSVSISSSSTSLSSNTSTEGSVNMKKLDPALTSPPDAAGPPPLTPPHSPDHPLPPPPPAPADGMDLPPLPASPSFPPPPPEAIINPSFPLSGPWFPSPPQETSFSPFSAPSPPLPSPSSSIFPNVIPPPAPPLDPKLTQDATKFTRYSKKCNQDDSGYSAVKQPANKQDCSRPVMPLITTKALQTVQLRSVKKCTGAQTEQSAGSISEANSQEKATVIFSPQPSLKPSLSLRLSNSLDEEMKTHSPSFKNLIQTSPQSSLPDLSDSAPEISSGQKPGNAAGLIQTFEADVSGTNIEEAPQSPVQNEKSHAGLINTPFQVPSGSANKNQGISPNKKPPPISKKPKLFLIVPPPQLDFTAEKIANVSDPVRGTSSPTRRETAHCEEAKNCLTDGLSFNEMDSGRLVPEGGAAGSTFFETVETNVCMVQPAASPVQEAPKQEQQTTLDEGSSSDSNGDDSSNTDRHLSQEDESAEVFETDTTNNSSLPSNSYRAGSEEVATPARPRTTEDLFAAIHRSKRKVLGRKDSEDDRTRNHSPSPPVTPTGASPNLASLKHAGSIQRSIRKSSTSNDNFKALLLKKGSRSDTSSRMSAAEMLKNTDPRFHRTKSDSSLEFPDSPASCSPSKNKRAQEEWAKSEGLMPRSMSFSSTRYGRSRTPPSAASSKYNVRNRIQSSPMTVISEGDGESVEPAESRIRRTLKEQQESQLNVFDSDDMDMNDFPYAEEAGYSETKAPTRLDVMTQLVKPNASKKCLSPSDEKS